Below is a window of Phocoena sinus isolate mPhoSin1 chromosome 2, mPhoSin1.pri, whole genome shotgun sequence DNA.
CTGAGCTCAGAGAAGGACACGAGGTCTTGCAAATGCTACACCCAGGGAAGGAAGTGAGGGTTAGGGGCCGTGTATAGAAACAGGCTGCCAGGTCCCGGTAACCTCAGAGACGCTAACCCGGCCGAACACGGGAGAACCCTCCGCCCCACGGCCCATCCCCCTGCGACGTGTACCTCGACGTGGGTGAGGGAGGCTTCTCGCCTTGGTGGCCAGTCCCCACCTGGGATCTCGCCCCTCCGCCTGGTGCTTGCTCTCCCCACCCACCGatgcccatgtcctcaagtctctGTGCTGCGGTCCCTCCAGCGCTACCTAAACGCTCACTCACAGCCTCTCCGGTTCAGCATCGCCCTTTGAGGCTGCTGGTTGACGGTGCCGCCTCCCGGAATGGCAGCCTTGCTTGTGAcctgcccaccctccctttcAGGCCTGGGCAGCCAGGATGCGGCTCCGTTTACTCCTGTGCCTGCTACTCCTGAGCCCGCGGATGGCCGCCCTGCGCCGACCCCAGAAGAAGAGAGTTCAGGAGCTGCCGCCCGCAGTTGCCACGGTGGCCCCTGGCAGCCGGGACTTTGTCTTCGACCTCTACAGGGCCTTGGCCGCAGCTGCCCCCGACCAGAACATCTTCTTCTCCCCTCTGAGCATCTCCGTGAGCCTGGCCATGCTCTCCCTGGGGGCGCGGTGCAACACAAAGGCGCAGGTCCTGGCGGGCTTGGGCCTCAGCCCCCAGGAGGGCCAGGAGGAGGAGCTCCACAGCGCCTCCCAGCGGCTGCTGTGGGAGCTCGAGCGGCCCAGAGACGGCCTCCAGCTGAGCCTGGGCAACGCTCTGTTCACCAAGCCCACGGTGCCCATGCAGGAGGCCTTCCTGGGCGCCATAAGGACGCTGTACCTGGCAGACACTTTCCCCACCGACTTTGAGGACTCTGAAGGGGCCCAGAAGCAGATCAATGATTACGTGGCAAAGCAAACGAAAGGCAAGATTGTGGACTTGGTTAAGGGCCTGGATGGCACCGAGGTCATGGTCATAgtgaattacattttctttaaaggtaAGGCCCTGAACTTTCTCTTTTAAGATGCTtttgtcaaaaaacaaaaccaagccaaTTCCCACACACATGAAAGAGTGGGAGTggatttattcttttctgatcCCTGTTGATAGACTGAAGCCAACAGCAGCTGGGTGAGACAGTGTCTTCTTACTGCATAAGGTGGAGTGAAAGACCCCGGATGCTGTTTCCTCCACTGGGGAAGAGCTGGTTCCTGTTTGTGCCCCTGGGGGCACTTAAAGCAACAGCTTCCACAGAGCATGAAGCATGAGTTTTTCAAGGCCACGATGCCAGAGAAACTGACAGCATGGCTACTCAGGGCAGGACTGCGGGCCTTAGAAGGGCCTTAGAGGGCATTTCCCAGATGCTCCCTGGTACCCATATCCTCCTAGGGGCTGTTTCCTCAACCGAGAAATCCTGGGACAAGAGCCTGTTCCCCTGAACagtcctctcccccctccccaagagCTGACCCCCCATCTTTATCTCCCTGGCATTGCTTGTAAATATCCCTACTCATCTCAGCTTGTACACCTGCTTCTCCTTCTAGATGCTGAGCCGCTGAGCACCCTGCGCGGGGcctgctggggatgggggaggggcggggagggaaaAGGATAGAGGAAAATAGTTAAACTGTTAACCAAGCCCCCCTCTTCCCGTGGCCACAGATGGTGAGTATCAGGCTTGGACTCTAAGATTTCTTGTCCCCTGGTCCAGGGCTAGGCTGCAGAGGACAGATGTGAAATAATCTAAGTGGGGCATGCGGGAGGGATCTATATTTGATAACTagtaagaaaatggaaacaattacTTGTCCCACTTTGAACAAAATGTCCCAAGCAGACAAAGCAAGAAGCATAATCACAGACTTCTCAGCAGGAAAAATCATGCTTTTGCAGGAACCTTTCCAACCTTTCTCCCAAACCCAGATTGAGATCAAATAttgggaaaagactgaaaaagagaatAACTAACCCAGATATAGTGTAGCTTTGTCAGCCATACATACTAGTTACCCTTTTCACTGGGATTTTTGACCTTGAGTAGAAACATCAGAGATTCAGACAAACGACATTAGGGGTGAAGGGTCTCTGAAGACACGAAAACCAACCTCCTTGTTTTGCAAATGCGGAAATAAAGCCCCACAAAAAGTTCAAGCCCGTCCCCCGAATTAGGAAGTGGCTTGTCTTTATATTCAAGAGGTTTGGCAGTCACTTCTGCCAATAAGACTGCTGCAAAGAGGATGCTGTCTGTTTGGTAGGTTTAGTGTCTGCACACTTTTCATTGGC
It encodes the following:
- the LOC116749867 gene encoding plasma serine protease inhibitor-like, whose translation is MRLRLLLCLLLLSPRMAALRRPQKKRVQELPPAVATVAPGSRDFVFDLYRALAAAAPDQNIFFSPLSISVSLAMLSLGARCNTKAQVLAGLGLSPQEGQEEELHSASQRLLWELERPRDGLQLSLGNALFTKPTVPMQEAFLGAIRTLYLADTFPTDFEDSEGAQKQINDYVAKQTKGKIVDLVKGLDGTEVMVIVNYIFFKAKWETSFNRKSTHEQDFHVTSETVVRVPMMKREDQFYYLLDRNLSCRVVGVPYQGNATAFFILPREGGMGQVENGLTEKTLRKWLKTSMKRQLELHLPKFSIEGSYQLEKVLPKLGIRDVFTSYADLTGISNHSNIQVSEMVHKAMVEVDESGTQAAAATGTIFMFRSARMSSQKIVFNRPFLMLIVENKKHILFLGKVTRP